ATGATGAAGCTATGCCAGTATTAAGATTAGTTCAGGATGTTACACACCTGATCCAGTATTGTTAGAACAGAGCTTCTCAATCAATGGACCAAAAATGGACTATAGTTATAAGATATCTGTGCCTTTCAGAGATACTTACCcctctgtgaagtgaagtgaagtgaaagttgctcagttgtgtccgactctgtgaccccatggactatacagtccatggagtaccCCACTGTACCGTGTGAATATTGCTATGCTGTGATGTGGGAGAGATTGGGAAACACTGCTAAAACTACATTGTTGCTGTTGGCAACCATAAGGTGCTAGGAGTCTGACAGGTATGATCATTTCAACCAAGACAGAGGCTTCTTGAAAAACTGCGAGTTTGCTCTCACCAGGACCTATGCTCAATAAAAACCCAAAGAGTACATACACCATTGTTTCCCACCCCCCAGAAAAAAACATGCACCCTTCCCCAATAGCACTGCAATTAGGCAGTCCTCAAATGACCCACCTCTCTATTTTAGCCTGTCTGTGAGATGCCATAGCAACGATGCTAGGATAGGCCATGGAGGAATTAGCAGTGTTATTTTCAGCTGAGTTGGTCTTGGTTTTGGGCAGCTCAAACTCTGCCACATGATAGTACTGGCACTGCGTTAAGTAGTTTAAAAAGTGTTCTCGAGCCCACTGCAAATGATCTAGACGCTTGCTGGGATTGACTTGTTTCAGGGCGAACGCTCCTTGAAATGCTGGCACCATCAGGTACTTCAGGTCGGTGGACGCGATCTCCTCCAAATCttcattttggctgcaaagagcagagtaggctgTAAAGTCTGGCTAGGCATTCCAACTGTGGCCCTTGattcctgggggaggggagggctgggatCGGGGTGGGACAAAGGGAGGCGGCACCTGGAACAGCTGCCGGCTTTCTTCAATGAAAGTGGCTGAGCACTCACATCCAATGCCTCTGCAAATAACCGAAACTAGGGAGGAGAGTCGTGGGAAATTAACTATCTTGGAAGAGAGGTAGAGAATGCAAACAATGTACACAAGATCGCAGGGGGAGGTAGGATAGAAAGGCTCCCAGTTTCAAAGGTCTCCTCCACCCAGGCTCAATGGCTCCACCTTTGGTGATCATCATTACCTACGTTCTCTGCCTTTGGTTACTACCCTCTCGCCCATACCTGAACAACTCGAGCTGCGACAACATTTCTGCAGCCTTCTTCAGGAGATCCAGTCCCTTGAACACTTTATCTTGGATTATTCGGGAGCCGGTGGGTTCAGTTGCGATTTCCACTTCGTCCAAAAGCTGCTTGCTGGTTTCGAACAGCTCGGGGAGCCGCGGTAACAGTAACTCGTCTTCGGCTGCTGCCATTTTAGGGAGGGAGGAACCCGGAAAACCTCACTTCCGGGGTTAAAGGCAACCCTGGGAAAGCTGAGCTAGGCGAGAGATGAAGAAACCGGAAGGGGTGCCGCATTGGTCCAGTAGCTCCATTGTTACCTAAGCGTCTGAAAATCTCCGTAGGCTGCTGTTAACTCACAGCCTAGCAACCGTTTCCATGGACTCATTTTGTTGTGCTGCCTATTACAAGTAGTAGACATCTGTTACTGATAATGACACgcaaataaaaaagcaaaccCCAGGCGCTGCTTTTGCGTGACTCCTTGTCGCCGACCCGGGCCTGGACTGTGCCATCGGCTCTGAGGAGCGGGTGTGACGAGGCTGAATTCAGAGCTAGGGCGGGCGCGAGAAGGCAGGAGCAGGAGCACTCCAGGAGCCGGCCAGGCGAGCGCCTTACCTCGTGAGGCGCTCCCTGGCCACAAGGGCCAGGGAGCCCAGGGGCTCCGAACTCCGCGCAGCTTGCCGGGTTCGCAGGTCTGCGCGCGTGAGAGCGAAGTGCAAGTAGCGCCCCCCTCCGGCTTCCGGCCACCCAGCAGCTCGAGTTTTGGGTTCCTATCGGCCAATCCTCGCCCTTCCTCTTCCCCGTGACGTCACgcctcttacacacacacacacacacacacacgttactgTCACCcctttacacacatacacaatcaaAAGTCACCCCTCCTATACACACGCACACGTTTTCAAAAGTCACTTCCTCTGAAAACTTCCTTGAGCCCCTTTCCCCTGCCAGATGAAAATTTTCGGTGCATCTCTATCAGAACACCTACCACATTAtattacagctgctgctgctgctaagtcgcttcagtcgtgtccgactctgtgcgaccccatagacggcagctcaccaggctcctccgtccctgggattctccaggcaagaatactggagtgggttgccacaggTAGCAACTTACAAATCTATCTCCCTTACCAGTATGAGTCTGATTAATCTTTGCGCTCCTCTGGCTAGCCCAGTGCCTGGTACTTAGTACGTGCCCAGTGTCATCATATGAATAGAAAAATAAGTGTTCGGTTTGGAAAGCAGCTCTATTACGCAGAACGGCGCTGCTCAATACGGTAGCCACTTGCCACATGgggctattgagcacttgaatGTGGCTATTTGAATTGAGATGTGCTGTCAATGTAAAATATGCACCggattttgaaaacattatgaaaaaataatacaaaatatctCAATCATTTTTACACTGACTACATGTTGAAATGctaatattttgtgtatatattgggttaaatatattattaaaattaatttaacttgtcttcactttttaaatatgcCTACTAGAAAACTTAGAATTACATATCAAGTTCACGTTTGTGGctcacattatatatttttttattttaaaatttatttttttttaat
The nucleotide sequence above comes from Bos javanicus breed banteng chromosome X, ARS-OSU_banteng_1.0, whole genome shotgun sequence. Encoded proteins:
- the IGBP1 gene encoding immunoglobulin-binding protein 1 isoform X2, with product MAAAEDELLLPRLPELFETSKQLLDEVEIATEPTGSRIIQDKVFKGLDLLKKAAEMLSQLELFSQNEDLEEIASTDLKYLMVPAFQGAFALKQVNPSKRLDHLQWAREHFLNYLTQCQYYHVAEFELPKTKTNSAENNTANSSMAYPSIVAMASHRQAKIERYKQKKEVEHRLSALKSAVESGQADDEHVREYYLLHLRRWIGISLEEIESIDQEIKILREKDSAKEASTSQSSRQDRPPMKPFVLTRDMAQAKVFGAGYPSLASMTVNDWYEQHRKFGALPDQGIAKTTSGKGRSS